The Falco biarmicus isolate bFalBia1 chromosome 20, bFalBia1.pri, whole genome shotgun sequence genome window below encodes:
- the TECTA gene encoding alpha-tectorin isoform X3 encodes MNKRSFLGTWVALLVITARQRAHVMASLYPFWQNDTKTPKVDDGSSPEIKISVPFIFLGAPYRSIYVNNNGVISFNALVSQFTPEAFPLTDGRAFVAPFWADVHNGIRGEIYYRESTDPELLRRASKDIRKHFKDMSSFSAIWIFIVTWEEVTFYGGSSTTPVNTFQAVLITDGVSSFAIFNYHEISWTTGTASGGDPLTGLGGVMAQAGFNGGNVTNFFSIPGSRTPDIVNIEETTNVNVPGRWAFKIDGREIDPANGCSLRGQFLRQGEIFWDNANCTTKCRCLDFNNEIFCQEVACSPFEACELKTKFFQCVPVESSTCVVFGDPHYHTFDGFLFHFQGSCSYLLARQCWPDSQLPYFNVEAKNENRGGSSVSWLRDIFVEVYSHKIVLPKGSFGKAKVDDLVVSLPISLELGAIKVYQSGLSTALETDFGLLVTYDGQHYASISVPGTYINATCGLCGNYNKDPEDDTLRSDGSLAVSVPDLGESWRVPHPERKCSAGCWDNCSLCDTATESLYFTSEYCGFINKSSGPLWECSAVVDPTAFVHSCVYDLCSKRDNGTSLCQAIQAYAAVCQALGISVGEWRTQTGCMTAVQCPELSHYSVCASSCPATCSDLTAPLACTSPCIEGCECNEGHVLSMDRCVPVQKCGCDVDGRYYAIGESFWAVADCTVECQCEDGGEARCFNTTCPEGEVCSIENGYRGCYPKRESLCLVGQNQVLQTFDGVTFPYPLEHSYTLLKTCPERPDFIEVDISQKKPGSAPNGPRVVRIQAVGQEVKIGGTSLSEIKVNGYDVELPYFHPSGRLEIYRSDNGTMMELEGLLAIGYYDSGLLEIHLSTTYFNCTGGLCGFFNGNASDEFCLPKGKCTDNLELFLESWTTFDEICNGECGDLLKACNNDSELLKSYRSRSNCGIINDPTNSSFLECHSVVNVSAYYRTCLFRLCHSGGNLSELCDSVARYASACKNAEVDIGQWRSHSFCPLICPENSHFEECMSCVETCETLATGPVCADTCAEGCQCNEGFALRGTRCVPRSECGCNFEGRQLATNQTFWMDIACHFLCYCNGSDNSVYCENVSCKDDEYCLEENGLYYCHVRTDASCIISGYGHYLTFDGYSFDFQSSCALVLCTTIARPRAERSDTFPAFTVTAKNEDRDTSLALWVKQVEVEVFNYNIVIHRAYKYTVLINDERLYLPLKLGQGKVNIFAFGFHIVVETDFGLKVVYDWKTFLSVTVPRSFQNLTYGLCGRYNGNPEDDLTAAGGVPAASVTEFVQSWAKQDAFCRVGCGDRCPACGKVEGFWKPQQLCSLIPSQSGVFAKCHSKISPSFFYKNCLFDTCVDGGAMQTACSWLQNYASTCQTQGIAITGWRNFTSCSVSCPPNSHYESCVSLCQPRCAAIRLKSDCSHYCMEGCQCDPGYVLNGKSCILPHNCGCYSDGKYYEPKQLFWNGDCTRRCRCFRRNLIQCDPRHCKSDEECALRNGVRGCFSTRSSFCLAAGGGVFRTFDGAFLRFPANCAFVLSTICQKLPDFSFQLIINFDKWSSPNLTVISPVYFYINEEQILITDRNTVKVNGSHVSIPFVTGLSTKIFSQEGFLVIDSSPDIQIRYNGFNVIKIVIGERLQNKVCGLCGNFNGDQTDDYATLRGKPAVSSVVLAQSWKTNGMQKSCNELQYSQYAASCDNVQIQELQSDSYCLKLTDMKGFFQPCYGLLDPLPFYESCFLDGCYNHKKVQLCGSLAAYGEACRTFGILGTEWIEKENCSGVVEDPCVGADCPNRSCELDNGGELCGCIEPPPYGNTTHDIIDAEVTCKAAQMEVSISKCKLFQLGFEREGVRVNDRHCPGIEGEDFISFQINNTKGNCGNVVQSNSTHIVYKNTVWIESANNTGNIITRDRTINVEFSCAYELDIKISLDSVVRPMLSVINLTVPTQEGSFTTKMALYKNSSYKHPYRQGEVVLTTRDVLYVGVFVVGADSNHLILMLNKCYATPSRDSNDKLRYFIIEGGCQNMKDNTIGIEENGVSLTCRFHVTVFKFIGDYDEVHLHCAVSLCDSEKYSCKINCPQHTRMASAFAEEPKEQIISVGPIRRKRSDWCEDNGGCEQICTSQADGPLCSCVTGTLQGDGKSCRASSSSGEHHARVTILVAAQLWLRAALRDLTS; translated from the exons GTAAACACTTTCCAAGCTGTCCTAATCACAGACGGAGTGTCATCTTTTGCCATATTTAACTACCATGAAATCAGCTGGACCACAGGGACAGCCAGCGGAGGGGACCCCCTAACTGGTCTTGGTGGGGTGATGGCCCAG GCTGGCTTCAATGGTGGAAATGTCACCAACTTCTTTAGCATCCCAGGCTCCAGAACTCCTGACATTGTCAATATTGAAGAAACAACCAATGTTAATGTTCCAGGGCGCTGGGCTTTCAAAATAGATGGCAGGGAAATAGATCCAGCCAATGGTTGCAGCCTGAGAG gACAGTTTCTCCGTCAAGGGGAAATCTTCTGGGACAATGCCAACTGCACCACCAAGTGCCGCTGCCTGGATTTCAACAATGAGATCTTCTGCCAGGAGGTGGCTTGCAGCCCCTTTGAAGCGTGCGAGCTGAAGACCAAGTTCTTCCAGTGCGTGCCGGTGGAAAGCAGCACCTGCGTGGTGTTTGGAGATCCACATTACCACACCTTCGATGGCTTCCTCTTTCACTTCCAGGGTTCCTGCTCCTACCTCCTtgccaggcagtgctggccaGACTCCCAGCTGCCCTACTTCAACGTGGAGGCCAAGAATGAAAACCGAGGCGGCTCCTCCGTCTCCTGGCTGAGGGATATTTTTGTGGAGGTCTACTCACACAAGATTGTCCTCCCTAAGGGCAGCTTTGGGAAAGCAAAG GTGGATGACTTGGTGGTGTCCCTACCCATCTCTCTGGAACTGGGCGCAATAAAAGTCTACCAAAGTGGCTTATCTACAGCCCTGGAGACTGACTTTGGCCTGCTGGTGACCTACGATGGACAACACTATGCCTCCATCTCTGTTCCGGGCACGTACATCAATGCCACATGCGGTCTGTGTGGGAATTACAATAAGGACCCCGAGGACGATACCCTCCGCTCAGACGGGAGTTTGGCCGTGTCCGTGCCGGACCTGGGCGAGAGCTGGCGAGTGCCGCACCCTGAGCGAAAAtgctcagctggctgctgggacaACTGCAGCCTCTGCGACACTGCCACCGAGTCTCTCTATTTCACCTCCGAATACTGTGGCTTCATCAACAAGAGCAGTGGGCCGCTGTGGGAGTGCAGTGCCGTTGTGGACCCCACTGCCTTCGTCCACAGCTGCGTCTATGACCTCTGCAGCAAACGGGATAACGGCACCAGCCTGTGCCAAGCCATCCAGGCATACGCCGCAGTGTGCCAGGCCCTGGGCATCTCGGTGGGAGAGTGGCGCACCCAGACGGGATGCA TGACAGCCGTGCAGTGCCCAGAGCTCAGCCACTACTCGGtgtgtgccagcagctgccccgcCACATGTTCGGACCTCACGGCCCCGCTTGCCTGCACATCCCCATGCATCGAGGGCTGCGAGTGCAACGAGGGCCATGTCCTCAGCATGGACCGCTGTGTCCCCGTCCAGAAGTGCGGCTGCGATGTGGATGGCCGGTACTATGCCATCGGGGAGTCTTTCTGGGCAGTAGCAGACTGTACAGTGGAGTGCCAGTGTGAGGATGGCGGGGAGGCCAGGTGCTTTAATACCACCTGTCCCGAAGGAGAGGTCTGCTCCATTGAGAATGGCTACCGGGGCTGCTACCCCAAGCGAGAGAGCCTGTGTTTGGTGGGGCAGAACCAGGTGCTGCAGACATTTGATGGTGTCACCTTCCCCTATCCACTGGAGCACTCCTACACGCTGCTCAAAACCTGTCCAGAGAGACCAGACTTCATCGAGGTGGACATCAGCCAAAAGAAACCCGGATCCGCTCCCAATGGACCACGTGTCGTGCGGATCCAGGCAGTTGGCCAAGAGGTGAAGATTGGAGGCACCAGCCTGTCAGAGATCAAG GTGAATGGTTATGATGTGGAGCTGCCCTATTTCCACCCTTCTGGCCGCCTGGAAATTTACCGTAGTGACAACGGCACCATGATGGAGTTGGAGGGGCTCCTGGCTATCGGCTACTATGACTCAGGCCTCCTAGAGATCCACCTCTCCACCACCTACTTCAACTGCACTGGGGGCCTGTGTGGCTTTTTCAACGGCAACGCCAGCGATGAGTTCTGCTTGCCCAAAGGCAAGTGTACGGACAACCTGGAGCTCTTCCTGGAGAGCTGGACCACGTTTGATGAGATCTGCAATGGGGAGTGCGGGGACCTCCTCAAGGCTTGCAATAATGACTCAGAGCTGCTCAAGTCGTACAGGAGCCGCTCCAACTGCGGCATCATCAACGACCCCACCAACAGCTCCTTCCTGGAGTGCCACAGTGTGGTCAATGTCTCAGCCTACTACAGGACGTGCCTCTTCCGTCTCTGCCATAGTGGGGGCAACTTGTCGGAGCTGTGTGACTCGGTGGCACGCTACGCCAGTGCCTGCAAGAATGCCGAGGTGGACATTGGCCAGTGGAGGAGCCACAGCTTTTGCC CTCTCATCTGCCCAGAGAACAGCCATTTTGAGGAGTGCATGAGCTGCGTGGAGACCTGCGAGACCCTGGCCACCGGCCCTGTCTGCGCCGACACCTGTGCAGAGGGCTGCCAGTGCAATGAGGGCTTTGCTCTCCGTGGCACCCGCTGCGTTCCCCGCAGCGAGTGCGGCTGCAATTTCGAGGGGCGCCAGCTGGCCACCAACCAGACCTTTTGGATGGACATCGCCTGCCACTTCCTCTGCTACTGCAATGGCTCCGACAACAGCGTGTATTGTGAGAATGTCTCCTGCAAGGATGATGAGTACTGCCTGGAGGAGAACGGCCTTTACTACTGTCATGTCCGCACTGATGCCTCCTGCATCATCTCCGGCTATGGGCACTACCTGACTTTTGATGGCTACTCTTTCGACTTCCAGAGCAGCTGCGCATTGGTCCTGTGCACCACGATCGCCCGACCGAGGGCAGAGCGCTCGGACACTTTCCCAGCGTTCACTGTTACAGCCAAGAATGAGGATCGGGACACCTCTCTGGCCCTGTGGGTGAAACAAGTTGAAGTAGAGGTCTTCAATTACAACATTGTCATCCACCGTGCTTACAAATATACTGTGCTG atCAATGATGAGCGTCTCTACCTGCCCCTGAAGCTGGGCCAGGGCAAAGTGAACATCTTTGCCTTTGGCTTTCACATTGTGGTTGAGACCGACTTTGGGCTGAAGGTGGTGTACGATTGGAAGACCTTCCTCTCTGTCACCGTCCCACGCAGTTTCCAGAACCTGACCTACGGCCTCTGTGGCCGCTACAATGGCAACCCTGAGGATGATCTGACAGCAGCAGGCGGTGTGCCAGCTGCCAGCGTCACTGAATTTGTCCAGAGCTGGGCGAAGCAGGATGCATTCTGCcgtgtgggctgtggtgaccgtTGCCCTGCTTGCGGGAAGGTGGAAGGCTTTTGGAAACcccaacagctctgcagcctcaTCCCAAGCCAAAGCGGCGTCTTTGCTAAATGCCACAGCAAGATCAGCCCCAGCTTCTTCTACAAGAACTGCCTCTTTGACACCTGTGTTGATGGGGGAGCCATGCAAACAGCCTGCAGCTGGTTGCAGAATTACGCCAGCACATGCCAGACACAAGGCATTGCCATTACCGGCTGGAGGAACTTCACCTCATGCT CCGTCAGCTGTCCCCCCAACAGCCACTATGAGAGCTGCGTGTCCCTGTGCCAGCCCCGATGTGCTGCCATCCGGCTGAAGAGTGACTGCAGCCACTACTGCATGGAGGGATGCCAGTGTGACCCTGGGTATGTCCTCAACGGCAAGAGCTGCATCCTTCCCCACAACTGCGGCTGCTATTCCGATGGCAAATACTACGAG CCCAAGCAGCTCTTCTGGAATGGGGACTGCACCCGCCGGTGCCGCTGCTTCCGGCGCAACCTCATCCAGTGTGACCCACGGCACTGCAAGTCGGACGAGGAGTGCGCCCTGCGCAACGGCGTCCGTGGCTGCTTCAGCACCAGGAGCTCCTTCTGCCTGGCAGCAGGCGGCGGCGTCTTCCGCACCTTCGACGGGGCCTTCCTCCGCTTCCCTGCCAACTGTGCCTTCGTCCTCTCCACCATCTGCCAGAAGCTGCCTGACTTCTCCTTCCAGCTCATCATAAATTTTGACAAGTGGTCGTCGCCCAATCTCACTGTCATCTCCCCCGTGTACTTCTACATCAACGAGGAGCAGATTCTCATCACTGACAGGAATACTGTCAAG GTGAACGGCAGCCACGTGAGCATCCCCTTTGTCACGGGGCTTTCCACAAAGATCTTCAGCCAGGAGGGTTTCCTGGTCATTGACTCCAGCCCCGACATCCAGATCCGCTACAATGGCTTCAATGTCATCAAAATTGTCATTGGGGAGCGGCTGCAAAACAAGGTGTGCGGCCTCTGCGGCAACTTCAATGGCGACCAGACAGATGACTATGCAACGCTGCGGGGGAAGCCGGCGGTCAGCAGTGTGGTGCTGGCGCAGAGCTGGAAGACCAACGGCATGCAGAAGAG CTGCAACGAGCTGCAGTACTCGCAGTACGCCGCTTCCTGCGACAACGTCCAgatccaggagctgcagagcgACAGCTACTGCCTGAAGCTGACAGACATGAAAGGCTTCTTCCAGCCCTGCTACGGCCTCCTGGACCCCCTGCCCTTTTACGAGTCCTGCTTTCTGGATGGCTGCTACAATCACAAGAAGGTCCAGCTGTGTGGCTCACTGGCTGCCTATGGCGAGGCCTGCCGCACCTTCGGCATCCTGGGCACTGAGTGGATCGAGAAGGAGAATTGCT CAGGAGTGGTGGAAGATCCCTGTGTGGGCGCTGACTGCCCCAACCGCAGCTGCGAGCTGGACAACGGCGGGGAGCTGTGTGGGTGCATCGAGCCACCACCCTATGGGAACA CCACCCATGACATCATTGATGCAGAGGTGACCTGCAAAGCTGCCCAAATGGAGGTGTCCATTTCCAAGTGCAagctgttccagctgggctttgaGCGCGAGGGGGTGCGGGTCAATGACCGCCACTGCCCCGGCATCGAAGGGGAGGACTTCATCTCTTTCCAGATCAACAACACCAAAGGCAACTGTGGCAATGTGGTGCAG TCGAACAGCACACACATAGTGTACAAGAACACGGTGTGGATTGAGAGTGCAAACAACACAGGCAACATCATCACCCGGGACCGGACCATCAACGTGGAGTTTTCCTGTGCCTACGAGCTGGACATCAAGATCTCCCTGGATTCAGTTGTGCGGCCAATGCTCAG CGTGATTAACCTGACGGTGCCGACGCAGGAAGGGAGCTTCACAACCAAGATGGCCCTGTACAAGAACTCATCCTACAAGCACCCTTACCGGCAGGGCGAGGTGGTGCTCACCACCCGAGATGTGCTCTACGTGGGGGTCTTTGTGGTCGGGGCTGATTCCAACCACTTGATCCTGATGCTGAACAAGTGCTATGCGACACCCTCACGGGACAGCAACGACAAGCTGCGCTACTTCATCATCGAGGGAGG GTGCCAAAACATGAAGGACAACACCATCGGCATAGAGGAGAACGGGGTGTCATTGACATGTCGTTTCCACGTCACCGTCTTCAAGTTCATCGGGGATTATGATGAAGTTCACCTCCACTGCGCCGTCTCGCTCTGCGATTCAGAGAAATACTCCTGCAAAATA AACTGCCCTCAGCACACGAGGATGGCCAGCGCGTTTGCTGAGGAGCCCAAGGAGCAGATCATCTCAGTGGGGCCTATTAGGAGGAAGC GATCGGACTGGTGCGAGGACAACGGTGGCTGTGAGCAGATCTGCACAAGCCAGGCAGATGGACCCCTGTGCAGCTGCGTGACGGGGACACTGCAAGGGGATGGCAAGAGCTGCAGGG CCTCCAGCTCTTCAGGGGAGCACCATGCCCGTGTGACCATTCTGGTGGcagcccagctgtggctgcGTGCAGCTCTGCGGGACCTGACCTCGTAG